In Euwallacea similis isolate ESF13 chromosome 5, ESF131.1, whole genome shotgun sequence, a single window of DNA contains:
- the Samuel gene encoding scm-like with four MBT domains protein 2 isoform X3, producing MDTESPVVWPAWCYSAETPSEPLEAPLSASKSLRRKRMDRTTSGSNGLLSSTVTDYTLHNNNNNVKNERLSPTTPDTSSRSRSATPSSACHSEASPAQENNALLGSTTGRNYSDFMRSLAAKYNHANPNDYFNAARNGFPPPIDPRFKPSPTPMAFPSTLLPGLASTPTTKDADLSTKKADFASVLNPFSGAAAAMFPPLIDMSTTQTLLAMVKTAKEAELQGLLKNVKRHETSSPLDLSSAAPPVKRSRNVKTPSIGSPCNTSRGTPPNLAKRAESESPKLHEDVSGWSVEDVANFVGGIDICAEYAQNFRDQRIDGSGLPLLTEEHLTHTMGMKLGPALKLRSILGKKLGSCNVCLHCSHCHNSNSGNSETTTNGGGNTSDSGGAS from the exons CTGAAACTCCAAGCGAACCGCTCGAGGCCCCTCTATCAGCCTCCAAATCCCTGCGCAGAAAGCGAATGGATAGGACTACTTCCGGCAGTAACGGTCTTTTGTCTTCCACCGTAACCGATTATACGTTACacaacaataataacaacGTAAAAAATGAAAG ACTTAGCCCCACTACCCCAGATACCTCATCGAGATCTCGTAGCGCCACCCCCAGTTCAGCTTGTCACTCCGAAGCGTCTCCGGCCCAAGAAAACAACGCCCTGTTAGGCTCTACCACTGGGAGGAATTATAGTGATTTCATGAGGAGTTTGGCTGCAAAATATAACCATGCAAACCCCAATGA CTACTTCAACGCAGCCAGGAACGGTTTCCCTCCTCCAATAGACCCGAGGTTCAAACCATCCCCCACTCCCATGGCGTTCCCCTCGACACTGTTGCCAGGTCTAGCATCCACGCCCACCACGAAAGACGCCGACCTCTCAACGAAAAAAGCCGACTTTGCTTCGGTACTCAATCCATTTTCGGGAGCGGCTGCCGCCATGTTCCCACCCCTCATCGATATGTCAACGACACAGACTTTGTTGGCGATGGTCAAGACTGCGAAAGAAGCCGAATTACAG GGTCTCCTAAAAAACGTCAAACGTCACGAAACATCTTCTCCTTTGGATTTGTCGTCGGCGGCACCACCTGTGAAGAGATCTCGAAACGTAAAGACGCCCTCTATTGGAAGCCCCTGTAATACGAGCAGAGGGACTCCGCCCAATTTAGCGAAGAGAGCCGAAAGTGAGAGTCCGAAGTTGCACGAAGATGTTAGCGGGTGGTCGGTAGAGGACGTGGCGAATTTCGTAGGGGGAATTGACATTTGTGCGGAGTATGCGCAG AACTTCCGAGACCAACGAATAGACGGTAGTGGCTTACCCCTCCTCACCGAGGAACACCTCACTCACACCATGGGCATGAAGCTGGGCCCTGCCCTAAAACTCCGATCAATTTTGGGCAAGAAACTGGGTAGTTGCAATGTTTGCTTACATTGTTCGCATTGTCATAACAGCAATTCAGGTAATTCTGAAACCACCACAAATGGCGGAGGGAATACTTCAGATTCAGGGGGTGCGTCATGA
- the Samuel gene encoding polycomb protein Scm isoform X2, with protein MLTPTQVKLEAISEDEFEGIAETPSEPLEAPLSASKSLRRKRMDRTTSGSNGLLSSTVTDYTLHNNNNNVKNERLSPTTPDTSSRSRSATPSSACHSEASPAQENNALLGSTTGRNYSDFMRSLAAKYNHANPNDYFNAARNGFPPPIDPRFKPSPTPMAFPSTLLPGLASTPTTKDADLSTKKADFASVLNPFSGAAAAMFPPLIDMSTTQTLLAMVKTAKEAELQGLLKNVKRHETSSPLDLSSAAPPVKRSRNVKTPSIGSPCNTSRGTPPNLAKRAESESPKLHEDVSGWSVEDVANFVGGIDICAEYAQNFRDQRIDGSGLPLLTEEHLTHTMGMKLGPALKLRSILGKKLGSCNVCLHCSHCHNSNSGNSETTTNGGGNTSDSGGAS; from the exons CTGAAACTCCAAGCGAACCGCTCGAGGCCCCTCTATCAGCCTCCAAATCCCTGCGCAGAAAGCGAATGGATAGGACTACTTCCGGCAGTAACGGTCTTTTGTCTTCCACCGTAACCGATTATACGTTACacaacaataataacaacGTAAAAAATGAAAG ACTTAGCCCCACTACCCCAGATACCTCATCGAGATCTCGTAGCGCCACCCCCAGTTCAGCTTGTCACTCCGAAGCGTCTCCGGCCCAAGAAAACAACGCCCTGTTAGGCTCTACCACTGGGAGGAATTATAGTGATTTCATGAGGAGTTTGGCTGCAAAATATAACCATGCAAACCCCAATGA CTACTTCAACGCAGCCAGGAACGGTTTCCCTCCTCCAATAGACCCGAGGTTCAAACCATCCCCCACTCCCATGGCGTTCCCCTCGACACTGTTGCCAGGTCTAGCATCCACGCCCACCACGAAAGACGCCGACCTCTCAACGAAAAAAGCCGACTTTGCTTCGGTACTCAATCCATTTTCGGGAGCGGCTGCCGCCATGTTCCCACCCCTCATCGATATGTCAACGACACAGACTTTGTTGGCGATGGTCAAGACTGCGAAAGAAGCCGAATTACAG GGTCTCCTAAAAAACGTCAAACGTCACGAAACATCTTCTCCTTTGGATTTGTCGTCGGCGGCACCACCTGTGAAGAGATCTCGAAACGTAAAGACGCCCTCTATTGGAAGCCCCTGTAATACGAGCAGAGGGACTCCGCCCAATTTAGCGAAGAGAGCCGAAAGTGAGAGTCCGAAGTTGCACGAAGATGTTAGCGGGTGGTCGGTAGAGGACGTGGCGAATTTCGTAGGGGGAATTGACATTTGTGCGGAGTATGCGCAG AACTTCCGAGACCAACGAATAGACGGTAGTGGCTTACCCCTCCTCACCGAGGAACACCTCACTCACACCATGGGCATGAAGCTGGGCCCTGCCCTAAAACTCCGATCAATTTTGGGCAAGAAACTGGGTAGTTGCAATGTTTGCTTACATTGTTCGCATTGTCATAACAGCAATTCAGGTAATTCTGAAACCACCACAAATGGCGGAGGGAATACTTCAGATTCAGGGGGTGCGTCATGA
- the LOC136408801 gene encoding uncharacterized protein isoform X2 encodes MPETYNDQNQLILSLLCITALIVSAVYYAKSGTSNGYLDDPDVNTTYQIKEDASKNDSNILSTPKLGLKPQPSCPPLDKSLELAVICAEYLSARLSCTPEDILNPIKHKIPKYYYRKKAAKNNSNDTQNTIVNYVIAIVLLTSLGAALLEFYRAKMCPSSGNEKKGNKNPTNRKCSLADLTVLKHHRRELMRRESILEQPFEGESGEQYHQASLPSSSDSALVGGYGGRRNSRKLSTAGDFGRRLSVVSEGDRKLSMVGDDAVWRRGSVIGEDSSPERRHHTRLVHRH; translated from the exons ATGCCAGAGACGTACAACGACCAAAACCAATTAATTTTGTCCTTGCTGTGTATCACCGCTTTGATTGTGTCTGCAGTGTATTATGCCAAAAGTGGCACTTCCAATGGGTATTTGGATGATCCAGATGTCAATACCACCTACCAAATTAAAGAGGATGCAAGCAAAAATGATTCAAACATTTTATCTACA CCTAAACTAGGACTTAAGCCACAACCTTCATGCCCTCCTCTAGATAAATCATTAGAGTTGGCAGTGATTTGTGCGGAATATCTCTCTGCCAGACTGAGCTGCACGCCTGAAGATATTTTGAATCCCATAAAGCACAAAATTCCGAAATATTACTATAGAAAAAAAGCAGCAAAGAATAATTCCAACGACACTCAAA ATACAATCGTCAATTACGTCATCGCTATCGTGCTCTTGACCTCCCTGGGCGCAGCCCTCTTAGAGTTCTACCGAGCTAAGATGTGCCCCTCTTCAGGGAACGAGAAGAAGGGTAACAAAAACCCCACGAATCGAAAATGTTCCCTAGCAGATCTCACGGTGCTGAAGCACCATAGAAGAGAGTTGATGAGGCGCGAGAGCATTCTGGAGCAGCCCTTTGAGGGGGAGTCAGGCGAGCAGTACCATCAGG CATCGCTTCCATCTTCAAGTGACTCGGCTTTAGTTGGAGGATATGGAGGACGTAGGAATTCTAGAAAGCTTTCGACTGCTGGAGATTTTGGCAGGAGACTGTCGGTAGTTAGTGAGGGGGATAGGAAGTTGTCAATGGTCGGCGACGACGCGGTTTGGAGGAGGGGAAGTGTTATTGGAGAGGATTCCTCTCCAGAGAGGAGGCATCATACCAGGCTCGTGCACAGGCATTGA
- the LOC136408801 gene encoding uncharacterized protein isoform X1 produces the protein MPETYNDQNQLILSLLCITALIVSAVYYAKSGTSNGYLDDPDVNTTYQIKEDASKNDSNILSTPKLGLKPQPSCPPLDKSLELAVICAEYLSARLSCTPEDILNPIKHKIPKYYYRKKAAKNNSNDTQNTIVNYVIAIVLLTSLGAALLEFYRAKMCPSSGNEKKGNKNPTNRKCSLADLTVLKHHRRELMRRESILEQPFEGESGEQYHQGVKPSPLRRRCSFPASLPSSSDSALVGGYGGRRNSRKLSTAGDFGRRLSVVSEGDRKLSMVGDDAVWRRGSVIGEDSSPERRHHTRLVHRH, from the exons ATGCCAGAGACGTACAACGACCAAAACCAATTAATTTTGTCCTTGCTGTGTATCACCGCTTTGATTGTGTCTGCAGTGTATTATGCCAAAAGTGGCACTTCCAATGGGTATTTGGATGATCCAGATGTCAATACCACCTACCAAATTAAAGAGGATGCAAGCAAAAATGATTCAAACATTTTATCTACA CCTAAACTAGGACTTAAGCCACAACCTTCATGCCCTCCTCTAGATAAATCATTAGAGTTGGCAGTGATTTGTGCGGAATATCTCTCTGCCAGACTGAGCTGCACGCCTGAAGATATTTTGAATCCCATAAAGCACAAAATTCCGAAATATTACTATAGAAAAAAAGCAGCAAAGAATAATTCCAACGACACTCAAA ATACAATCGTCAATTACGTCATCGCTATCGTGCTCTTGACCTCCCTGGGCGCAGCCCTCTTAGAGTTCTACCGAGCTAAGATGTGCCCCTCTTCAGGGAACGAGAAGAAGGGTAACAAAAACCCCACGAATCGAAAATGTTCCCTAGCAGATCTCACGGTGCTGAAGCACCATAGAAGAGAGTTGATGAGGCGCGAGAGCATTCTGGAGCAGCCCTTTGAGGGGGAGTCAGGCGAGCAGTACCATCAGG GTGTGAAACCTTCACCACTTCGTCGTAGATGTTCGTTTCCAGCATCGCTTCCATCTTCAAGTGACTCGGCTTTAGTTGGAGGATATGGAGGACGTAGGAATTCTAGAAAGCTTTCGACTGCTGGAGATTTTGGCAGGAGACTGTCGGTAGTTAGTGAGGGGGATAGGAAGTTGTCAATGGTCGGCGACGACGCGGTTTGGAGGAGGGGAAGTGTTATTGGAGAGGATTCCTCTCCAGAGAGGAGGCATCATACCAGGCTCGTGCACAGGCATTGA
- the LOC136408796 gene encoding programmed cell death protein 7 produces MNFFAHHQPVPTTSRHASEVATQIFRQNVDKTHVLDNIYNKSNDELWIETWLQQNNIYRPLPNLKKINVPLNAMTIHEAKTQLNKCVSLMGSLNKIQQDLQRNVATMSSTEWKQKTVDIGMIKDEFTRIMCKFDNAEVLKHLKVCIKNRKKKRLNDRKRRDRKILEKQEDVEKRKKLHKEIDHWLNSKKEEVEKVKMEEAMQKDADSVLSEVTKKKYDARKQLSLISALIKLRLVRENVASHRGEKTSSEDKRAFNITTEKLVKMWENSLQVYLKEEQGLKLMLEKTQTEDSKQARLNKERRLVEEWKTVLFGQVHAVPTNNSTYWALTAAERELETFIAIRKSWDTFLVSPNNENGSKIPIGWILPDVNSNEAWTLYLDNSNALLG; encoded by the exons ATGAATTTTTTCGCTCATCACCAGCCAGTACCTACAACCAGCCGGCATGCCTCTGAAGTCGCTACACAGATTTTTAGGCAGAATGTGGACAAAACTCATGTTTTAG ATAATATATACAACAAATCCAACGATGAGTTATGGATTGAAACATGGCTTCAGCAAAACAATATTTACCGTCCTCTGCCCAATCTCAAGAAAATCAATGTCCCTCTCAATGCCATGACCATACACGAAGCTAAAACTCAGTTAAACAAGTGCGTCTCTTTGATGGGAAGCCTAAATAAG ATTCAACAAGACTTACAGCGAAACGTGGCTACAATGTCCTCCACAGAATGGAAGCAAAAAACCGTTGATATTGGAATGATAAAAGACGAATTTACCAGAATAATGTGTAAGTTTGACAACGCCGAGGTGCTAAAGCATTTAAAAGTCTGCATAAAAAACCGTAAAAAGAAGCGCTTAAATGATCGAAAGAGACGCGATAGGAAGATTCTTGAAAAACAGGAAGATGTGGAGAAAAGGAAGAAGTTGCATAAGGAAATCGATCACTGGTTAAACAGCAAAAAGGAAGAGGTGGAAAAAGTAAAGATGGAAGAAGCCATGCAAAAAGATGCAGACTCGGTTTTATCCGAGGTCACTAAGAAAAAGTATGATGCAAGGAAGCAGCTTTCCCTTATAAGCGCTCTTATAAAGCTCCGATTAGTCAGAGAAAACGTGGCCAGTCACCGCGGTGAAAAAACGTCTTCAGAAGATAAAAGAGCCTTTAATATTACTACTGAAAAGCTAGTTAAAATGTGGGAAAACAGCCTTCAGGTTTACCTGAAAGAGGAGCAAGGGCTTAAATTAATGTTAG AAAAAACCCAAACTGAGGATTCGAAGCAGGCTAGATTGAATAAAGAGCGTCGATTGGTAGAGGAGTGGAAGACGGTTCTTTTTGGACAGGTCCACGCAGTTCCAACGAACAATTCAACGTACTGGGCTTTGACTGCAGCGGAACGTGAATTGGAGACATTCATAGCGATACGGAAGAGTTGGGATACTTTTTTGGTGTCTCCTAATAACGAAAATGGGTCTAAAATTCCCATTGGATGGATTTTGCCGGATGTTAATAGCAACGAAGCTTGGACTCTGTATTTGGATAATAGTAATGCTTTGTTAGGATAA
- the Tbca gene encoding tubulin-specific chaperone A: MADPRLKTLKIKTSVVKRLAKEKTVYEKEAEQQKNRIEKCKTEGRDEYYIRKQEEVLQECLMMVPDCQRRLFKAYEELKGILESEQDLKVTEEYLAAEKVLEETKLQLPATGDLQKC; this comes from the exons ATGGCAGATCCAAGActaaaaactttgaaaattaaaacaagtGTAGTGAAGAGGTTAGCCAAAGAAAAAACCGTGTATGAAAAGGAAGCTGAACAGcaaaaaaatag gattgaaaaatgtaaaactgaAGGTCGTGATGAGTATTACATTAGAAAACAAGAAGAAGTACTGCAAGAGTGTTTGATGATGGTGCCTGATTGTCAGAGAAGACTGTTCAAAGCTTATGAGGAATTGAAAG GCATCTTAGAATCTGAGCAAGATTTAAAAGTAACTGAAGAATATTTAGCTGCTGAAAAAGTGCTAGAGGAGACAAAGTTGCAGTTACCAGCCACTGGGGACCTGCAGAAGTGTTAA
- the LOC136408911 gene encoding fanconi-associated nuclease 1 homolog isoform X1 yields MDFLLNIYDESTLENFPTQQLVSPQSPGRTNEEHSQKDRFLSIEMENNISVVNLEKKVNICGKHSTDSQNLNFQNGTTTEKSYDTSDRKRSHSDDYTAPSNSKCQSHTLPHKQSKFFYSEFYIRDRRNSNREEPFINGSNKGNANAVNGLVKKFPSTSSVTSPTALNNLNSKRENAEETIPSGATTISDNYLMSLFSGEENKLNLPPPESSRPQYAAKQHGSKFVTDENKQSCSKTFSAGESSGGSCNAVASDQQNFSLPGSSKTSFSRKPNESKNINPVFLNAFKEQVSAIPNSLTKKKGSKKCTDSSNLSDPSGIDYTMKDSKTKKNKEMQRNKLNQFDKLIEMVLNNIHLKKLLNEEELKKISEYKSMKSDKKFLLLMIYSLSNHWYNLYTFCTEVQFYADEKEISDIFKELHKERLVEYINYQNLDYDLKDLLKTLSNDQLKNIMNKLPLEENRKRKLTKSDRVDILNEKFNSRNELKHLAMQAIKTVLGTAIRLTQPMYDLFNYLYFLATFTNPEFSDINQYFKHVIDENGEFPTAPIEDCIVFNTRTEFTDYVAAVQLQLKLNGEKNNIEISMIANKAYQELSPHRPRIAYENFPHIQQFTSTQVYCSILSKCCKLGFESSNYENDNLLKWLEFLLNTFKETRKMGTWLRQFIEILKRKKDMTNATVILIRELFKRKDFFKETDFHLLGELGRCLGNHARQNGNIFDHDSIIKLIPRRIDLSLFQRIFIDMTENESKSQIKNEIVSHYSGEGYSKYQEGGPVLKALLVIYFWDIIYNPETVIPYTFISKLQFAPLDMYTFDGIKKCSRFYGERKKFIDQRIREIERSWSEQYLIKFGKTNYQDHSHEFSAAGIIMNIINDVGTIELLVSIIGRQILAKIFERLIKDFDQYQKGMPDFLFWDINKRTYKFVVSSTKESLNMLPIAQNLWLEYLYKNQASAEVCFVRTGGTKKKMKKQSSAATENDST; encoded by the exons acaGAAAAAGGAGTCATAGTGATGACTACACAGCACCAAGCAATTCAAAATGTCAGTCTCATACCTTACCTCATAAACagtccaaatttttttactctgAATTTTATATACGAGACAGAAGAAATTCAAATCGTGAGGAACCGTTCATAAATGGATCGAACAAG GGGAATGCAAATGCAGTAAATGGGCTGGTGAAAAAATTCCCCTCAACTTCTTCCGTAACTTCCCCCACAgcattgaataatttaaacagCAAACGTGAAAATGCTGAAGAAACAATTCCTTCAGGAGCAACCACTATTTCGGATAATTACCTTATGAGTCTCTTCTCTGGCGAGGAAAACAAGCTTAATTTGCCGCCCCCTGAATCGTCACGACCACAATACGCTGCAAAACAACATGGTTCTAAATTTGTCACTGACGAGAACAAACAATCTTGCTCAAAAACTTTCTCTGCTGGGGAATCCTCTGGAGGTAGCTGTAATGCAGTAGCAAGTGACCAGCAAAACTTCTCTTTACCTGGATCCTCAAAGACTTCATTCAGTCGAAAACCGAACgaaagtaaaaatatcaatCCAGTTTTTCTAAATGCTTTTAAGGAACAAGTCAGTGCGATCCCCAATTCATTAACAAAGAAGAAAGGAAGTAAGAAATGTACTGATTCCAGTAATTTATCAGACCCTTCTGGAATAGACTACACAATGAAGGATTCGAAgactaagaaaaataaagaaatgcaGAGAAATAAGTTGAACCAGTTTGATAAGTTGATTGAAATGGTGTTGAACAACATTCATCTAAA AAAGCTGCTTAATGAAgaggaattgaaaaaaatatctgaataTAAAAGCATGAAGAGCGATAAGAAATTTTTGCTGTTGATGATTTACTCGCTATCAAATCATTGGTACAACTTATACACATTTTGCACTGAAGTCCAATTCTATGCAGATGAGAAAGAAATATCTGACATTTTTAAGGAATTGCACAAGGAACGTTTAGTGGAGTAtataaattaccaaaatttGGATTATGACTTGAAGGACCTACTGAAAACTCTCTCTAATGACCAGCTCAAAAACATAATGAATAAACTCCCTCTTGAAGAAAaccgaaaacgaaaattaacaaaatccGATCGTGTGGACATACTTAACGAGAAGTTTAATAGTAGAAATGAGTTAAAGCACCTAGCCATGCAGGCAATTAAGACGGTGTTGGGAACTGCTATTAGGCTTACCCAACCAATGTATGACCTTTTCAATTATCTTTACTTTTTGGCCACATTCACAAATCCGGAGTTTTCCGatattaatcaatattttaaacatgtaATTGATGAGAATGGAGAATTTCCCACTGCCCCAATCGAGGACTGTATAGTTTTTAACACGAGAACAGAATTTACGGATTACGTTGCTGCCGTGCAATTACAACTGAAGTTAAATGGCGAAAAAAATAACATCG AAATCAGCATGATCGCGAATAAAGCATACCAAGAGCTCTCACCACATCGACCACGAATTGCTTACGAAAATTTTCCGCACATTCAACAATTTACTTCCACTCAGGTTTATTGCTCAATATTGTCAAAATGCTGCAAATTAGGTTTTGAAAGCAGTAACTATGAAAACGATAATTTGTTGAAGTGGCTTGAATTCCTTCTCAACACCTTTAAAGAAACCAGAAAGATGGGGACATGGTTGCGCCAGTTTattgaaattctaaaaagaaaaaaggacaTGACAAAT GCAACAGTGATATTAATAAGAGAACTCTTTAAAAggaaggatttttttaaggaaacgGACTTCCATCTACTGGGTGAATTGGGTCGGTGTCTGGGCAACCACGCAAGACAGAATGGGAATATTTTCGATCATGACAG cattataaaattaattccgAGACGTATCGACTTATCACTGTTCCAgcgaatttttattgatatgaCTGAAAATGAGAGTAAAtcccaaattaaaaatgagattGTAAGCCATTATTCTGG GGAAggttattcaaaatatcaggAAGGAGGACCTGTACTGAAAGCGCTTCTAGTCATTTATTTCTGGGACATTATTTACAATCCAGAAACAGTCATTCCTTACACCTTCATTAGCAAGCTTCAATTTGCTCCCCTTGATATGTACACTTTTGATGGTATCAAAAAGTGCTCACGGTTCTACGGGgagagaaagaaatttatagaTCAGCGAATTAGAGAAATTG AAAGAAGCTGGTCTGAACAATATCTGATAAAATTTGGTAAGACCAATTATCAAGACCATTCGCATGAATTTAGCGCTGCAGGAATAATCATGAATATTATCAACGATGTTGGCACAATCGAACTACTGGTTTCCATCATTGGTAGACAGATTCTGGCCAAGATTTTTGAAAG ATTAATAAAAGATTTCGATCAGTATCAGAAAGGAATGCCAGACTTCTTGTTTTGGGATATCAACAAGAGAACTTACAAATTTGTTGTTAGCTCAACAAAGGAATCCCTTAATATGTTGCCTATCGCTCAAAACTTATGGCTTGAATACCTGTACAAGAACCAAGCTAGTGCTGAAGTTTGTTTTGTTCGTACAGGAGGCACTAAAAAGAAGATGAAAAAACAATCTTCAGCTGCAACCGAAAACGACAGTACATAG
- the LOC136408911 gene encoding fanconi-associated nuclease 1-like isoform X2, translating to MSLFSGEENKLNLPPPESSRPQYAAKQHGSKFVTDENKQSCSKTFSAGESSGGSCNAVASDQQNFSLPGSSKTSFSRKPNESKNINPVFLNAFKEQVSAIPNSLTKKKGSKKCTDSSNLSDPSGIDYTMKDSKTKKNKEMQRNKLNQFDKLIEMVLNNIHLKKLLNEEELKKISEYKSMKSDKKFLLLMIYSLSNHWYNLYTFCTEVQFYADEKEISDIFKELHKERLVEYINYQNLDYDLKDLLKTLSNDQLKNIMNKLPLEENRKRKLTKSDRVDILNEKFNSRNELKHLAMQAIKTVLGTAIRLTQPMYDLFNYLYFLATFTNPEFSDINQYFKHVIDENGEFPTAPIEDCIVFNTRTEFTDYVAAVQLQLKLNGEKNNIEISMIANKAYQELSPHRPRIAYENFPHIQQFTSTQVYCSILSKCCKLGFESSNYENDNLLKWLEFLLNTFKETRKMGTWLRQFIEILKRKKDMTNATVILIRELFKRKDFFKETDFHLLGELGRCLGNHARQNGNIFDHDSIIKLIPRRIDLSLFQRIFIDMTENESKSQIKNEIVSHYSGEGYSKYQEGGPVLKALLVIYFWDIIYNPETVIPYTFISKLQFAPLDMYTFDGIKKCSRFYGERKKFIDQRIREIERSWSEQYLIKFGKTNYQDHSHEFSAAGIIMNIINDVGTIELLVSIIGRQILAKIFERLIKDFDQYQKGMPDFLFWDINKRTYKFVVSSTKESLNMLPIAQNLWLEYLYKNQASAEVCFVRTGGTKKKMKKQSSAATENDST from the exons ATGAGTCTCTTCTCTGGCGAGGAAAACAAGCTTAATTTGCCGCCCCCTGAATCGTCACGACCACAATACGCTGCAAAACAACATGGTTCTAAATTTGTCACTGACGAGAACAAACAATCTTGCTCAAAAACTTTCTCTGCTGGGGAATCCTCTGGAGGTAGCTGTAATGCAGTAGCAAGTGACCAGCAAAACTTCTCTTTACCTGGATCCTCAAAGACTTCATTCAGTCGAAAACCGAACgaaagtaaaaatatcaatCCAGTTTTTCTAAATGCTTTTAAGGAACAAGTCAGTGCGATCCCCAATTCATTAACAAAGAAGAAAGGAAGTAAGAAATGTACTGATTCCAGTAATTTATCAGACCCTTCTGGAATAGACTACACAATGAAGGATTCGAAgactaagaaaaataaagaaatgcaGAGAAATAAGTTGAACCAGTTTGATAAGTTGATTGAAATGGTGTTGAACAACATTCATCTAAA AAAGCTGCTTAATGAAgaggaattgaaaaaaatatctgaataTAAAAGCATGAAGAGCGATAAGAAATTTTTGCTGTTGATGATTTACTCGCTATCAAATCATTGGTACAACTTATACACATTTTGCACTGAAGTCCAATTCTATGCAGATGAGAAAGAAATATCTGACATTTTTAAGGAATTGCACAAGGAACGTTTAGTGGAGTAtataaattaccaaaatttGGATTATGACTTGAAGGACCTACTGAAAACTCTCTCTAATGACCAGCTCAAAAACATAATGAATAAACTCCCTCTTGAAGAAAaccgaaaacgaaaattaacaaaatccGATCGTGTGGACATACTTAACGAGAAGTTTAATAGTAGAAATGAGTTAAAGCACCTAGCCATGCAGGCAATTAAGACGGTGTTGGGAACTGCTATTAGGCTTACCCAACCAATGTATGACCTTTTCAATTATCTTTACTTTTTGGCCACATTCACAAATCCGGAGTTTTCCGatattaatcaatattttaaacatgtaATTGATGAGAATGGAGAATTTCCCACTGCCCCAATCGAGGACTGTATAGTTTTTAACACGAGAACAGAATTTACGGATTACGTTGCTGCCGTGCAATTACAACTGAAGTTAAATGGCGAAAAAAATAACATCG AAATCAGCATGATCGCGAATAAAGCATACCAAGAGCTCTCACCACATCGACCACGAATTGCTTACGAAAATTTTCCGCACATTCAACAATTTACTTCCACTCAGGTTTATTGCTCAATATTGTCAAAATGCTGCAAATTAGGTTTTGAAAGCAGTAACTATGAAAACGATAATTTGTTGAAGTGGCTTGAATTCCTTCTCAACACCTTTAAAGAAACCAGAAAGATGGGGACATGGTTGCGCCAGTTTattgaaattctaaaaagaaaaaaggacaTGACAAAT GCAACAGTGATATTAATAAGAGAACTCTTTAAAAggaaggatttttttaaggaaacgGACTTCCATCTACTGGGTGAATTGGGTCGGTGTCTGGGCAACCACGCAAGACAGAATGGGAATATTTTCGATCATGACAG cattataaaattaattccgAGACGTATCGACTTATCACTGTTCCAgcgaatttttattgatatgaCTGAAAATGAGAGTAAAtcccaaattaaaaatgagattGTAAGCCATTATTCTGG GGAAggttattcaaaatatcaggAAGGAGGACCTGTACTGAAAGCGCTTCTAGTCATTTATTTCTGGGACATTATTTACAATCCAGAAACAGTCATTCCTTACACCTTCATTAGCAAGCTTCAATTTGCTCCCCTTGATATGTACACTTTTGATGGTATCAAAAAGTGCTCACGGTTCTACGGGgagagaaagaaatttatagaTCAGCGAATTAGAGAAATTG AAAGAAGCTGGTCTGAACAATATCTGATAAAATTTGGTAAGACCAATTATCAAGACCATTCGCATGAATTTAGCGCTGCAGGAATAATCATGAATATTATCAACGATGTTGGCACAATCGAACTACTGGTTTCCATCATTGGTAGACAGATTCTGGCCAAGATTTTTGAAAG ATTAATAAAAGATTTCGATCAGTATCAGAAAGGAATGCCAGACTTCTTGTTTTGGGATATCAACAAGAGAACTTACAAATTTGTTGTTAGCTCAACAAAGGAATCCCTTAATATGTTGCCTATCGCTCAAAACTTATGGCTTGAATACCTGTACAAGAACCAAGCTAGTGCTGAAGTTTGTTTTGTTCGTACAGGAGGCACTAAAAAGAAGATGAAAAAACAATCTTCAGCTGCAACCGAAAACGACAGTACATAG